aaattattttgagccCATACGTACAATTAAACATGCACTCCTCCTCTGTGAAGACACTCAAAAATTAAACATCGTCTCTTCCTTACGCCTCTCAAGTTCTTTTGTTTCTATTCCTAATCATACAATAAAATAGTTCCTAGTTAATTATAGATTTTTAGGGATAAGCGAGTTCTATATATATCATTAGAAACAGTGTCCAACAGAATTGTGTGGTTGATATTCTAGGGGCGCTCTATAGCTTAGCGAGTTGCCTTCTAAGACATATCAGAGAAAATGTTGAAATTTTGTGGACAATGAATCCCTTGCAGTGCAAGGCCCCCTTAGTAATAACATCTTAAGCGTACAGAAATATTTTTTCTTGTCTTCAAAGCAAAAACAAAACATATAGCATTTAATCAATTATAAGAGGTGCCTCAAACGTGTACTCTCCTCTCTCCTTCTCCCTTTGAAACAGTTAAATATCTCTATTTACTATAAACTGCTGCGTCCTCTCTCATCTTTGAATAGTTAATTACTTGTAAGGACTCCTCCTTTGAGATTTCTATTGCAGGGATTAAGAAGAAGAATGAAGATAAAATTTCGTCCAGCTCTGAGAAAATATTTTGCATGGAATGGTAAGTTTCTTTTGTTAATTCCGTTTTATTGATTTGTTTCAGCCAGCTTTGTTTGTGAATTCAATTCTACGAAATTGATTGATGTTATGTATCATAAAATCCAAATTATGTATTTGTCAATTGTCGTGCTCGTGTAGTAGACAAAACAGACAGATTAAAAAAACCATGTGAAAACAAAGCTCGTTAACAACTTTGCAAATATCGAGTATAAAAATACGACGATTATACTAATGAATCTTGctaaagaaagagaaaatcaatGGTCGAGGCAGGGTTGCGATTCTCAATGACAAGAGACGAAGCACGTTTTTTGCATGTTCCCAAATTGTGCCAAAGCTGTCAAAATAACCGTTCTTCGATTTTTACTTTTCTATTATACTCAAAAAAAGATATCTCCTTTTATTTGTTCAGTTTGAAAAATCTAAAGATAACTTATCATTTTATACCTATTTTATCTTGTTATTAATTACTGTTACTTATGTTCCAACATATTATAATTAGGGGTGATATATACTAAAATTatcatattattaattatttcttAGAGAATATATCAAGTCAAACATGAACAAGTAAAAATAAATGGAGGGAATAGTAGCCAACAACTCATCCGATAATTTTTACTTTCTGGTCTCTTGGGAGTATCCGTCCAAAAGCACGTGCCTTGTGTTAGTACAATCATTAATCTGGAATTGAGTTTCTAGTTGAGGTTTTTCCTGCTCATAACTCATAAGGTATTTCATTCTACAAATTTTTACACTACTTGAGTAACGTTTCAACTAATCGAATTTGGAATTGAGTTTTCGTGGGATAGTTTGAATTTCACTAACCTCGTGACAAATGCTATATAATAGTGTCTTCTTGCTCTCCTGTTAACTTTGtcatagaaaaaaaaatatagaaattgaTTGCTAGTCAATTTTGAATTGGAAATCCAATCCGATTTGGGTTTGTTATGGACCTTTAATAATCTTTATGGGCTTAAAGAACCGAAGGCCCATAGCTTTCCTCTTATTTTGGGCTAAGATTGAGCCTAATGATGAATCTAAAAGTAGGGACATAGCCCATATGGGTAGAGTAGTAGTGCATTCTTTGTGGAAATAAGCCACTTTTAAGTGTGCTATTAAAATATATTCATAGATTATAATGTGTTTAAAGATTTTATCCAATTCGCTCAATCAGGATATGAAGTTTTGAAGGTTAAACCTTAAAGTTCAAACTTCACTATATCGTGTCctaaaatttcgaaaattatatccagaaatttgaattttatatcctaaATTTTAAATTAGTAGTTCAGAAATTCAGAATAGttagtcttgaatttcaaataagcagctgaaaagcTTAGGACACTAAGTCCTGAAATCCAAATTTGCACCTAAAAAATTCAGGATACAAAAATTTAACATATTTAGTCTTGAATTTatgataaattaattaatttttaaatatattataaattataaatattttagaTAATAGACTTAAAAGTGGCTATTGGTGCCCTTCGCCCGAGTTCTTTTCCATTATCTCTTTTGTCGCTTTTTCCTTATAATAATGCTGTTTCTCAATTTCAAATGAAAACACATCAACAAGCTGTAATTCAATCTTGAGATTTTAACACTGTTAGTCCCTTTGTAAAGAGTTTTTATATAAATAAcattacttttgttttattttaaaaatagcaCATTAATTTACAGTTAAACACTTTTTATGATCTTTTACATGGCATTTAATTTTTAAAACGTAAAAGCACAATTCAAGGGATTATTGAACCACATTAATTTATTAGAATATTCTCTCTCATCATTAATCTAAACTTGccattttctttgaattttaattctgaatAGGTGCTCTAAGAAAAAGTCCCTTTTTCATTATTCTCTCATACACAATCTAAATCAATCCGCATTTTATAATCTTTTTTTCACTTCCATAAATAATGGGATTTTTACCTTGCTACACTCTATTAAAAACTTATTTATCAATGTTCTTTATGGTTTGTAGTTTCTAATAAATATCCAGGTTTTTCTTACAAATTATGTATATTGCTTCTTAAAAGGCTCTCACCTCATTATTAatgccttcaattaagggattcaattatatcctttcttttttttccctctcctcttctctctcctttttttacAACCAAATCCCTTCATCTACGCTCAGAATCTCCATCTTCTCTCTTCCTACCATTGCTGATAGCTTTATATTATTAAATCATCAATTGTATCGTTCTTCTGCTGGGAGACCGGACAACActgaaaatgaagaaatattcAGCAATTATATGATAACtgtatcataattgtatttaaattgTATCAGAGACATCAATACGTAAAACATAATTGTATCATACATGTATCACAATTGTATCTAACTTGTAGATGGTACCCTAATATCCAAAATAATACTTGATACAGtactaataaattaatatataaCTATCATATATTTGTTATACAAACTGTGAAATTCATCACGAACTCACAACTGCTCATaattaagatacaaatttaatatAATCCTGAAAAAATTCTTACACAATTCTGATacaacttaaaatcaactctaaattTAAATTGATACAATATCATATTATACTTGTATTAGTATTGTATCATGTATTGTTTTTGGTACAAATTATGATACAATTCTAAATTATGATACAATTTTTGATCTTCGtctttttcaagtttcaatttaaaACATCCACCTAGAACCAACCCTAAACTTAAATTGtgataaaatattatattttaatagTATTAGTATTGTATCAGAATTGTCTTAGGTATTGATGTATCAAATACAACTCCGATACAATTATGATACATTTATCATACAATCATAATATAATTCCGAAACTTCTTCTTcctcgagtttcaatctgaaattcaaccTAAAACCAACTTTAAACTTACACAATCTCCCTTCAAATTAAGATATAAACTCTAAATGATATTTTCAATCGTTATCACAAATTCGTAAAATCCGAATATCTATTTCAAAGTTTCGAACTTTTTTAATGGTATGTCAATGGCAGACCTCTCTACTTGCAGTTTCAGAGATAATGTCGATGGATTTGTCAATAGTagaagctttttaatggttgttggTGGAATTGATTCAGAGAAATATATGATGCTACAATTTTAGAGAGATaatagtttgatttgtatgagAGAGAGATATTGGTGGATTTGTATGAAGAGAGAATGACTTTTAACTTTTTTTGAAATTAGGAAGAAAATCATGATTTTAGTAGGCTAAAGTTGATAGATGGGGATGAGAGATACGTTACAAATTAATTCCTATATTTAAGGGATCCTTCTTTTACTATATTTTGTACATAATAGTAAATATAGATACACAATGTAATTCTTAAGGAATCTAAAGAAAAGTGGTTAATAAGTTTCTAATATAGTATAGCTAGGTAAAAATCCCAAATAAATACCCACCCAAATATCTTAAAGATACTGAAAAGAGGCAATCGTGGGAACTTCTTGTATTTTGTCCAATGTTTAATTTTATActgcataattttttttttctccaaGATATACCTTTAGTATAATATATTTATTTCATCAATATGTCATATATAttgtttaatgaaatatatatatgtatatattgtttATACGTATATTATACATTGTATATCCATTGTTTAATATTTAATATGTATACTATGTATATAATAGGTATATTTCTTGGATTAGTTTTACAATGAAATGTTATAAGATGTGTGTCTAACAATTATATTGATTGTATAATTAATGCAACAATATTTTTTTCTGGTAGGTTTGAAGACACatacttatattatatataaatagTTGGTATATTTAATATATTGTATTATTTATGCTACTACAAAGCTAGTCCTTTATGGTTTTTTTTCTTCTAACTTTTGATGATTATCTAAAAGGAAGAAATAATGTTTGTGAAGAGAGAAAATAAGTTAATGAAATGAATGTAGTTAGCATTAATTAACTTTCATATATTTAGGAATTTTTTGGAATGGATGCATCATGTTGATATAGGGATTGAGAATAAAAAGGTTGTTATAGCGAGATTTTAGGCTTAAAAAAATGGGGGTTCCATTTCTGGCAGGAATTTGCTAAGATGGTAATTTTTTCATGGCTACAATTGAAATATTCATTTTATTACTTAAAATCTGCAATTTTGTTTTCTACATTGCCTAGTTACGAAATCTTCTCTAAATTCTTTGTGTTTGCATGCAGAAGCCCAAAGCGAGAAACCAGCCCACGTGGAATTGGACCTCCGAGAGGAATATGCCCATGCCTTTAGAACCGAATCCTACGCTGATTTCTGGACACGTGTCCTTGCTTTAGGTGAAAAAATTACTTCCCCCACCAAAATTGTCGGCTCCACTTCAGCTGCTCGGCTTCCCTCTTACCGGCTTTTCGTGGAGCATCTTTTGGATCCGGATCAACCCACAGTTACTCGGATCCTGGCTTTGATCCAAACCCACCCACAAACTTACTCTCTACTATCCGAGTATTTTTCCCAAACTGCTGAAGCCTCATTACTCTGCAGTGTATTGCTAAAAAAAGTGGAAAGTACACGATCCAAATATAAATCACTTAAATTCACCTTAGACTCTCTCCAGAAAACACCATATTCACATGTGGATCCCATGCCCAAGATCCTGACCCGGTTAGCTAAATTCTGTAACTCCCTTAACCCATTTGTTTCATCTGCATCTTCATCAATCCAATTTCATGCCGTTCAAGCAAACTGCTCTCAGCTGCTAAAACAACTCGAGCTTAGACGAGACAAGACCAGAGCCAAACTACGTCTAATGAACAAACTCAAACGTGGCTCAGCTGTATTTCTCGTGGCTTTAACTGTCTCGCTTACAATAATTGTCGCGACTCATGCACTTGCCTTGCTAGTAGCGGCTCCTATTGTAATGGCGGCTTCATTCCAGTTCGCGTCGAGTAAGAAGCTAGCAAGCTGGTCAGCTCAGCTTGACATAGCTGCAAAAGGGACCTACATTTTGATTAGAGACTTGGATACTATAAGCAGGCTAGTGGGTCGGCTAACTGATGAATTAGAAGATTTACAAGCCATAGTTCGATTTTGGCTCGAGCGAGGTGGAGATCCTGTTCAACTTCAACTTCAAGCCAGTGGGGAAGTAGCGCGCCAATTGAAAAAGAATTATGCAAGCTTTGCGGAGCAATTGGATGAATTAGAAGAACATTTGTACTTGTGCTTCATGACCATCAATAGGGCTAGAAACCTTGTGATTACAGAAATTATGAATTCGGGTCACCCAAATTCAGCCCCATACTTGTTACCCAAAGAATAGCTGTTGGCAATTTAATTTCATGTAGTTTAAAAGAAAAATTGTCATTAtgtaaatatttcatttttccattcaaataatatttaaaaaaaaacaggaCTTGTTTATGCCATTATTAGTGACATGGCTTTTAGGGCATAGACAGTGGTGGATGCAAGGAAATTTATGACTAGCAAATTTAAACATTGGCACCGTAGTGCAAAAGTTTCACATGGTATTACTATTAGCCTATTATGTTTGTCAGGCTTTAGTTGTGGTAGCTAGGTGATTAATGTATTGGATCACTTCAATTTATTCTCTCACAAATTTGAATAGCCGACATTTTTGTTGATCAAGTAAGGTGATTCACTTTCTTTGTTCCAGTTGAAATTTAAGCATTAAAAATATTGATACATAATATTCGCGACTTTGCGGATATTAAAAACTAAGTGACTCGTCTCCTGCTACTGTTTCTTGTCTTGTTGTATGGCGTTTATAGCAGATGATTACTTTTGTTCATTTAGCATATAATTTCAGTTAATCTATATGGTTACCGTATAGCTTATATTAGTTATGCGGGATTATAAGCAAGAGTTATTTATCTTGTCAATAATAATATGAATATTGTTATACGACAAAAAGATTTTACGCGACGAATAATAATATAGGAATGTTATGCCGGCATTATCACTATATAAGCAATTTGTCTCGAAACACTTTTATTCATGTGAGTTATCTGATCCGGATATTATTTTCCCAAGCTGATCAACCAAGCATTATTTTACGTGATATCTTATACCAAGACTATTTTGTCCACGCGCCAGTCATTCGTCACCAAAGTTGCTCGAGAACTAATACTTCTTACGATTTTTTTGGCCGATAACACGATAAAACTTTTTTACATTACAATATAGGAATAAATCAATATACACCACATGAATTATTAAATAAGACGTGAATTACAATCCTCGTTTTGGTTGGGTTTTATTAAAAATACCATATTTGATATATAATTGTATTTTCTTCTCACTTTAAAGTTGCAACCTTAAGTTGGGGACCAATGTCAATTGAATGTTCAAATGGTGTAGCAACAATTACTACTCCTGCCATATTATTCTATACCATTTTTTTTTCTTGGGATAAGCTGGAGCAAGACATATGACAACTGTCATTTTTATTACTTACCGAATGCCAAAGAAAgagattttttttattcttatacattattttaaattttattatttttaatgttCATATTTAGTTAATTACCCGTTATAAAtaagttttgtttacaaaatatatacaatccacctTAAAATGTTCCCAAATTAATTATTTGTTCCTTCAAtcaagggatttagttacacccttttccttttcttttttcctagCCAACATGTGATTTCATCCCCCACCGCTAACACTGCTCCTCTTCATACCAACCCTCGTCTTTTCTTTTCCTCTGTATCGAAAATTTTGGGCTAAGCCATGATATTGTCTTTGGAATGTAATGAACATggatattttaaaagtatttgttAAAATTTGGTAAAACTCCAGCGTTCCATAAAGCGTCAAGGCAAGAAAAATGTTGGCCTTTCATCTCTGACAACATCTTTCGTaacttttcatgttttttttttcttttcaaaaacaaatttcttttttgtttttttttccgaCTCAACTTAAATACACTTAAATTAATTAATTGTACGTGATATTCCATTGATAGCAGAGTTATCTAATATAATTATTGATCAGCCATAGGTTCCAATGTAATGAACATggatattttaaaagtatttgcTTAACCAACCTTTATCTCTTTTCTAATTATCTCTTCTCTATGATCTGGAGATTTTCCCAGCTATTTCTTGTTGGATCATACTCAATACTTACAGTATACATTTATTTACAACTaatctacaacttatctacaaattttatacattatttctacATAGTTAAATACAATtataatatcatacaacttaaatacaattgttatacaagttttatacaatatgtcttttaaTTGTTATATAagttttatacaatatgtcttttgtatattttgtatctgatttatacatagtaaaaataaatttcatacaactaactatatattatacaacttatctacaattttcatacattatttctatccggttaaatacaactacaataacatacaacttaaatacaaattttatagaatatgtcttttgtatatattGTATCTGAtctatacatagtaaaaataaatttcatacaactaattatatattatacaacttatctacaattttcatacattatttctacccagttatatacaactacaatatcatacaacttaaatataatttttatacaatattgttcaactttcatacaatagttaaataaaaaaaaatataaacaacagaatataatttttttacaattttactacaatttagtaaatataatgtatatcatgtcttcttcttcttcttcttcttcttcttcttcttctagtttCAAtgtgaaattcagccaaaatcaagtctaatcttcacccaAACACCCtaaaaattgagatataaactccaaaccatatacccaattgtttgcaacaacacctaatccaaacaaataatggtttttaaaaatccaaattcgaattcaaaacttcaaagctttttaatggctatcaatggtggagttgctgttttttttttctttgctttacattactgaaattaggaattgagagatagagagagacgtagagataatcccaattctttgcaacaacacccaattcaaacaaataatatttttcgaAAACCCAAATCAAATGAAGGAACACTGCTCCTCTTCACACAAACCCTCATCTTTTCTTTCCCTCTGTATCGAAAATTTTGGGCTAAGCCATGATATTGTCTTTGGAATGTAATGAACAAggatattttaaaagtatttgttAAAATCTGGTAGACTCCAGCGTTCTATAAAGCGTCAAGGCAAGAAAAATGTTGGCCTTTCATCTCTGAAAACATTTTCCGTAACTTTTCAGTAAAAATTTCGTCtgttttttgaagaagaaatgaaaTAGGCGTTAATGGAGGATTTCTGAGATTTGTAAAGAGAAAATTGTGGGTGAGTGCAAGATACGTGAGTGAGGGAGTtgggatgtggagagagaaacgtggggagAGTGGGAATATGCGGTAGAGTTATTTTAGGATACTAATTAATATCATTAATTCCCTTtaaatgtacataaatggtaattgggtatataaaatgtaattatagtaaaacttgagtagggaaGGTAATATAGTTTtatatagtgtataggaatgtaaaaatctcTAAATTAAATGGCATAGaagaatatttttgtatatttaagTTATAGTATCCAATTAAAAGAGTCGTGTCCAGCAGTAATAACAAATATCCTAGGAGAAGAGCTTACAATGTTCAAAAAGTGAATTTGTTTCTGAAGTAATTCTTTTTAGTTAAATCTTGAAGTAATTTCTAAGGTAACTTTAAAAATTAGTGCGCCTCGCTAATTTTCCACGTATGTTTTATCCTTTTTTGTATGTGAGCATCTTGTTAGAGTGCCTTCTGCTTCTAATAGACTATGAACTAGATCACAATATTATCAACCAATCGATAAGAAGTCATCTCATTTTTCACCGATTCTAGATAAACACATCGATTTAACTGAaattttttatctttattttcaatATTGAGGAAGAATTAGTCCTAGGAACTACATATATGATTTTGTTTCTTCATTGTTACTCATTGTTACTAGTTTAGCAAACATGAGTCAAGCAAGGTAGAGAATGTGTACATATATATACACTCACCACATGTCCTTCATGTTGTGTAAGAGTTCTAAGGGGGTTTACAATAAGAGTTAACTTATAGATATTCTACCCATCTGTTATTTTGAACTCCTATAAAAAATTTGGACTATTCTACCCATTATTTTTGGGGTTTGTGTATATTATATTAATTTGAATCGGAGTAAAACCTTAGTAtgtgtaaaaattgcacggggcgtcttatttggtcgcccccatatAACCTATAcctcttttttaatttttttttaacttgtacccactttttaaataacttcagctccctttctcctcctcctcctcctcctcctctttcttcttcttctgttgctgctgttgttgctgctatAAAATTTCGGTTCATGTGATGAttgccataagtatgtttattagattatttaaaaataaattataaataattatgtaagttagtagacaataatttgtgaatatttccacgtacgggaagtttaaggtcacacttagtgattcttttcatgataattctgttcttttcacgtttattgtttccaaaattttatgatttagatactattggtaatctgattattttatagtagtctgattatgacaaaactaatgaatctaggacaaaaaaacttcagcttatttagcgCTGGAAgcttttacaaatgaactaaataacttcagcatcttctgctgaagtttttgaaaaagctttatgacaaaaataATGAATTCAGtccaaaaaaacttcagcttatttagtacTGAATTGTtttcaaatgaactaaataacttcagcatcttctgctgaagtttttgaaaaagcttaatgataaaactaatgaattcaggacaaaaaaacttcagtttatttagtgctgaagtttttacaaatgaactaaataactttagtatcttctgctgaagtttttgaaaaagcttaatgacaaaattaatgaatccaggacaaaaaaacttcagcttatttagtgctgaagtttttacaaatgaattaaataacttcagcatcacaAAACTttagctactagaatgcttaagttcagcaattacaaataaaaacttcagtaaatagagaacaaaacttcagcactagAATGCTTaaattcagcaattacaaacaaaaacttcagcacacttggttcagcaatttttgctacttcaggcctgtctactagaatgctgaagtttgcgtgattgcctttactacttcaggcccgtatgcTAAAGTTAcgtgaaaaagtgggtacgcttgcaatttatTTTACAAAGCGGGTATAAGTTAAAATGTGACccaaaagcgggtatagatgcaaatgcccatTAGTATGTGTATGTTTTCACAATCGTTT
This sequence is a window from Nicotiana sylvestris chromosome 3, ASM39365v2, whole genome shotgun sequence. Protein-coding genes within it:
- the LOC104246629 gene encoding UPF0496 protein At3g49070 isoform X1, producing the protein MKIKFRPALRKYFAWNEAQSEKPAHVELDLREEYAHAFRTESYADFWTRVLALGEKITSPTKIVGSTSAARLPSYRLFVEHLLDPDQPTVTRILALIQTHPQTYSLLSEYFSQTAEASLLCSVLLKKVESTRSKYKSLKFTLDSLQKTPYSHVDPMPKILTRLAKFCNSLNPFVSSASSSIQFHAVQANCSQLLKQLELRRDKTRAKLRLMNKLKRGSAVFLVALTVSLTIIVATHALALLVAAPIVMAASFQFASSKKLASWSAQLDIAAKGTYILIRDLDTISRLVGRLTDELEDLQAIVRFWLERGGDPVQLQLQASGEVARQLKKNYASFAEQLDELEEHLYLCFMTINRARNLVITEIMNSGHPNSAPYLLPKE
- the LOC104246629 gene encoding UPF0496 protein At3g49070 isoform X2, with amino-acid sequence MKIKFRPALRKYFAWNAQSEKPAHVELDLREEYAHAFRTESYADFWTRVLALGEKITSPTKIVGSTSAARLPSYRLFVEHLLDPDQPTVTRILALIQTHPQTYSLLSEYFSQTAEASLLCSVLLKKVESTRSKYKSLKFTLDSLQKTPYSHVDPMPKILTRLAKFCNSLNPFVSSASSSIQFHAVQANCSQLLKQLELRRDKTRAKLRLMNKLKRGSAVFLVALTVSLTIIVATHALALLVAAPIVMAASFQFASSKKLASWSAQLDIAAKGTYILIRDLDTISRLVGRLTDELEDLQAIVRFWLERGGDPVQLQLQASGEVARQLKKNYASFAEQLDELEEHLYLCFMTINRARNLVITEIMNSGHPNSAPYLLPKE